The window AGTTATCGAAATTCATTAGGAAATCGATCAGAACTAAGCAGTCAATCAACCTCAATAAACTCTAATCATAATCATCATTCGTATATCTATCGATTAATATGTTAATCTTTGTTCTTTCTCCTCTTAAGCAAGATATTGGCAAGTCCTCCAAATATGGTTTGACGGTGATCTTGGGAATAAGGTGGAGGATCAACTTACTATAAATCTTGACCTTTAAAACTCCCCGGTTGGTCTTGACCAAAAACATCGATTGAATGATCttgtataattttatttccaaTAACAAAGCAAGTATATTTTGTCAATAATCCTATCTGTCAAATTTTGTCTAATCTTATCATCTAGTGTATGTTCTTTTTCTTAGGTCAAATCTAGTACATATTATAAAGCAAACATACAAAATATCCGGTGTATGTTCGGCCTATTAATATTCTTGTGAATCCTCAATTTCACATTTTGTGCTTGTACTGATGAATTACGATGTTGGCGCTATGTGTGGAGGCAGATGTTAAAGATTGGTGCCGTATTATCGAATGTGTATGGAAAACATTAAGCAAGTAAGGACTGGCTGGAAACATTTCTCAATACGGCTCCTGGGCCGGATATACATATTATAGACCTCAACTACCccttaaaattaaagaaaatgggATGGTTGGTGGTGTGTCACGGGCAAAGCATTCATCATGGAGATAGGCACACAAGACTGAGAGGCATGAATCATGTTATAGTAATTAAACAATAtaaggtaaatatttttttttttacaagttCTAacacaaaaaacaaaaattgacaaagAGATACGAGAAGTCTCGCCCACAAGTATCGAACTGaaaatcttttattattaagTGAAAACGTGTGTCACTGTTCTACGCCTCTTTTATCAAATAACTCTTTTATTTTCGTGGGACTTTCATATAAGTAGcacttttctctcttttgtgcatatataaataatattatatcgtgtttttattatttttgcgTATGGAAAACAGAAGGTAATACCTTCTCAAACCCAtttttattaatccaaaacaTATATGTGCTTAAATGACATGGGTGGGTGAAACCGTAACAAGCAAATGCTTTGTGCATGCAAGTTTTTCATAATACTAAGCAAAAGAAGTATTTCATACGATGATGAAATTCATTCATATACAATCGTGAATGTCTGAGTAGGAAAATCTCGTAACGATGCAAAAATGATGAATTGAGCGCAAAATCGAACAAGGACAAAGCCTGTAATATATTGTAACTTAAGGGTAGCTTCAACCTTAGCTAATATCTCTCTTTATATACACATAATATAATTGCCTAAATAGGTAAGAGGGTTTGGAGATTGAAATTGCTTGTGGCTAGTCAAATTACGAATGAGTAGAAATGTCAATCCTCGTGATCTCTTGTCCTTTTGTGATGAATAAATGTAACTTTGGTTAGGTAATGAAGAAAGTAAGTCACATTTACAGTctccctctttttttcttttaactttcCCCACGGCAATCCAACTTCCTTTGAATTTCCAAAGCGGTCATTGAACTGGTGACAGGGGGAGGTTCACTGGAAGAAATTGAAGCCCcgagtctctctctctctctcttgtccATTACAAAGCTAGTAAAAagatgtaaaaaaataaaaataaaattgtacgAGAAATTTTACTgttgataatttaatataaaatctcTAAGAGTATTAATATTACTGCGCTATTCTCTCCATTAGAGCCATGCCATTACGAAGAAATTGAAGCCcgagcctctctctctctttttctttttctttttttcgttaCAAATCTAGTAAAAagatgtaaaaaaataaaaataaaattgtacgAGAATTTTActgttgaaaatttaatataaaatctcTAAATATTAAAAGAGTGTTAATATTACTGCGCTACACCGCTTTCTCTCCATTAGATCCATGCCATTACGAggagataatttttttttctttttctaaatttcCTTTCATCTCCTTGATCTTATGGATTTGACAATTCGCACCGTTCCATGGATTGTGTTTCCTTAGAAGGGAATTGCCGGCAAGAGACGAGAGAGAATATGTCGTAAATTAGTCTAGTGAAATTCtccttaaaagaaaaaaatttgtgaCACAGTAGTACACGTCCTCTTCTAGTAATCAAGAGGTTCTAAACTCGATTCTCTATGAGActatctttatttatttatttaaatattaaaattttatttaattatattatgctCACGGGCCTATCCTGGAGCAGTAAATTCTCTTTCTTAAAACCCTCCACTTCCAGCATAATTACATAACTACCGAGTGGCTTTGGTTTATCGTATCCACATTCCTCCAAGACATTAAACTAAACTTGGAAAACTTCTCTTGCATTAATCGAGTCAAGCCGAGCAGACGGACTTCTTAGATACATGCAAACTACAACCACCCATGATCCCTAATTTGGACGCAGAGAATTGCACTCATCATGTTTAAGATCGACTGATCAATTCTCACTTAACTTTATTGCGATAAAATTGAGCTTTTAGATTGAATCTTGTAATGATCAAATTATTGAGCCTTCAAAAAACCGTGACAATCTGTATAATCTATGCATGCCCTATTTGTCAAAATGTTATCAAAGTCACAATTTTTTTCCGGTGGGGGTGATACCTTGCTCTCCTATACACGGACTTTGATATAGCCTACTATTATCGAGTGAACAAATGAGGTAATTAAAACACCTTACTATGTCATAACCTTTCGCGGTGAATATAACCTGAGACCTGCATGCTCACGATGGTATGATGTCAAGTGGCATTTTAGTTAATTAGGGGAAATTCAATGTCATATCATATGAACTAAAATGCTTAAACTGAATTATAAGAAGTGCCtcatcaatatataaataccCCAACTGTCAACCAGAAATAAACCAAAGAGACCACTCTCGCTTCCACCTCCAAAAACATTGCTTCAACAAGAAACATGGCAACATTTTcatctttcctcgtatcccttGTCCTTCTCCTCCTCACAGCCCTAACCATCTCAATATCGGATGCAGGCAACGCCCCGTTTGCAGGCAGGTGGGTCCCAACCACGAAGGGCCAGAATGCAAGCTCGGTCGAGGAGTGCCTGGCAGAGAATGAGTTTGGAATCATGGACTCTAAGATTAGCCGACGGATCCTCGCAACTTCCCAGTTCATCAGCTACCAAGCCCTGAGAAGCAACTCGGTCCCATGCTCCCGGAGGGGAGCCTCATACTACAACTGCCGGCCTGGGGCCGAAGCCAATCCCTACATACACGCATGCACAACCCTGTCCCAATGTCGAAGCTAAGATGATAAGCAAAGGTTGTACGTATTCTGCTTGTATTTGGGTAAACTATTTGCACGGGCGTATATATTGTATCGATCCAATGTGAGTGTGAACCAGCCGTAACAAAATGCTCAGACATTACGTGGAGTCTCATTTTCTTCAACTTGAAATACTATTTTGGCACTTCTTCTAAATGGAGGGATCCAGGGAGAGAGTGATTCGGATTGAAATGCCTCTGGAAGGGAATAGACTATAATTTGTATctattccattccattcccgTGTCATCTTGTCGAAATAATCAGAGGAAAGCATAATATCTCAAACAGGAGAGAGATCTCAAGTTCAAATCTTAATTCTGTGAAAACAAAAATTCCTAGAGATTGCCTCTAATCAAACTGAAAATATGCAGAACTAGCGGATAATACACCTCACTCAGTACCtacattttttacataatCTTTTTTCTGGTTTCTCCTAATTCGATGAGAAAACCTACAACTGAAACACCAAGCACAAAAGGTATTCCCCTGAACTAAAGCCTAGAACACAACATAAGAGGAACCGCTCAGATTGAATAGGAAATCAAGTCTGATTTGTTAATTctattaaaagaaagaaagaggacCTAAAAAACAAGCAGCGAACTCAGATTCCGCATTCTTTTCTCTGGTCCTGATCTGCCATACATATGTTATGGACTACATGGAATAAAGGAAAACTACGACACATGATGAAGATCAAAGAGTAGCAAAATCAAACCAGTTCATTCATCTTTGTCTTGCATTGATGATTTGTCGTCCGCATAAGGATATTCTGGTGGGGCATGCCAAATGCCCCACAACAAAAGCAAGTGGAGACCAAGAAGCACGAGGGACGAGTAGAAGTTTGATGGGTAGATGTTCCAGCACAGCTCCACCCCGAAGAACAATATTATACTGCAATACGCAAGAAAGGCAAGGGCTTATCTC of the Punica granatum isolate Tunisia-2019 chromosome 6, ASM765513v2, whole genome shotgun sequence genome contains:
- the LOC116212198 gene encoding rapid alkalinization factor-like encodes the protein MATFSSFLVSLVLLLLTALTISISDAGNAPFAGRWVPTTKGQNASSVEECLAENEFGIMDSKISRRILATSQFISYQALRSNSVPCSRRGASYYNCRPGAEANPYIHACTTLSQCRS